One window from the genome of Mumia sp. ZJ1417 encodes:
- a CDS encoding DUF305 domain-containing protein, whose amino-acid sequence MITYTARRRAAALVSALALGLGISACGAGEDGAGADGHGEHGSSSTSADRAAADVTFAQQMIPHHRQALEMASLAPTRAGAEVTALAARISAAQDPEIATMTAWLEKWDEPVPSEEGDDHAGHGDAEGMMSPEDLTRLAALQGAAFDEEFLRQMIAHHEGAITMAEDVLSTGSDPKVAALAQQISDTQRAEVDEMQDLLDR is encoded by the coding sequence ATGATCACGTACACCGCACGGCGACGTGCCGCCGCTCTCGTGTCCGCTCTCGCGCTCGGCCTCGGCATCTCGGCCTGCGGTGCGGGCGAAGACGGCGCTGGTGCCGACGGGCACGGCGAGCACGGCTCCTCCTCGACGTCCGCGGATCGCGCGGCGGCGGACGTCACGTTCGCCCAGCAGATGATCCCCCACCACCGCCAGGCCCTCGAGATGGCCTCGCTCGCCCCGACGCGTGCCGGTGCCGAGGTGACGGCCCTCGCCGCGCGCATCAGCGCGGCACAGGATCCCGAGATCGCGACGATGACCGCCTGGCTCGAGAAGTGGGACGAGCCCGTGCCGTCCGAGGAGGGCGACGACCACGCCGGCCACGGTGACGCGGAGGGCATGATGTCGCCCGAGGATCTGACCCGGCTCGCGGCGCTCCAGGGCGCGGCGTTCGACGAGGAGTTCCTGCGCCAGATGATCGCCCACCACGAGGGAGCGATCACGATGGCGGAGGACGTGCTCAGCACCGGCAGCGACCCGAAGGTCGCCGCCCTCGCGCAGCAGATCTCCGACACGCAACGCGCGGAGGTCGACGAGATGCAGGACTTGCTCGACCGATGA
- the recO gene encoding DNA repair protein RecO, translating into MVLYRDEAVVLRTQKLGEADRIVTLLTRHHGRVRAVAKGVRRTSSRFGSRVEPFMHVDLQLAEGRTLDVITQVETLDAYAGRLGNDYGAYTCGTSMLESADRLVGEDGHPAAQQYLLLVGALRALAERRHPSGLILDSFLLRSLAIAGYAPSFDACARCGVGGPHRAFNSGAGGMLCTDCRLPGSANPAPDTVALLAALLSGLWPQAEAAGERATREASSLVATYLQWHLERSLRSLDYVDR; encoded by the coding sequence GTGGTGTTGTACCGAGACGAGGCCGTCGTCCTCCGTACCCAGAAGCTGGGTGAGGCGGACCGTATCGTCACGCTCCTGACCCGACACCACGGCCGTGTCCGTGCCGTCGCGAAGGGGGTCCGCCGGACGAGCTCACGTTTCGGCTCGCGCGTCGAGCCGTTCATGCATGTCGACCTCCAGCTCGCCGAAGGCCGCACGCTCGACGTCATCACGCAGGTCGAGACCCTCGACGCCTACGCCGGCCGGCTCGGCAACGACTACGGCGCCTACACGTGCGGCACGTCGATGCTCGAGTCCGCCGACCGGCTCGTCGGCGAGGACGGGCACCCCGCGGCCCAGCAGTACCTCCTCCTCGTCGGAGCCCTGCGGGCGCTCGCGGAGCGTCGCCACCCCAGCGGGCTGATCCTCGACTCGTTCCTGCTCCGGTCGCTGGCGATCGCCGGCTATGCCCCGAGCTTCGACGCGTGCGCCCGCTGCGGCGTGGGCGGCCCTCACCGCGCGTTCAACTCCGGTGCCGGCGGCATGCTCTGCACCGACTGTCGGCTCCCCGGCTCGGCCAACCCGGCGCCGGACACCGTCGCGCTGCTCGCCGCCCTGCTCAGCGGTCTGTGGCCGCAGGCCGAGGCGGCGGGGGAGCGCGCGACACGCGAGGCGAGCAGCCTCGTCGCGACGTACCTCCAGTGGCACCTCGAGCGCAGCCTGCGCTCGCTGGACTACGTCGACCGCTGA
- the mmuM gene encoding homocysteine S-methyltransferase: MTTLRDTWADRDRLVVLDGALATELERHGADLSSALWSASLLRDDPALIAQVHRDYLEAGADVIITASYQATVGGFGRLGLPADEAERLIRSAVTLARQTRDAYVQENPGRRPVVAASVGPYGAALADGSEYRGDYGLDVPALRDFHRERLHLLADAGPEVLACETIPSALEAAALADLLDDVDVPAWVTFSARDDTHLSDGTPVAEVVRLVADHGVAAVGINCTPLEHIAPLVDRIAAVTDLPIAVYPNSGEVWDAAARRWTGTTARGSWATWVGRWRDAGANLVGGCCRTTPADVAEIAATRV, from the coding sequence ATGACTACGCTCCGCGACACGTGGGCCGACCGCGACCGACTCGTCGTGCTCGACGGCGCACTCGCGACCGAGCTCGAGCGGCACGGCGCAGACCTCTCGTCGGCCCTGTGGTCCGCGTCGCTGCTGCGCGACGACCCAGCCTTGATCGCGCAGGTCCACCGCGACTACCTGGAGGCCGGCGCGGACGTGATCATCACGGCGAGCTATCAGGCGACGGTCGGTGGCTTCGGGCGGCTCGGCCTGCCCGCCGACGAGGCCGAGCGCCTGATCCGGTCCGCGGTGACCCTCGCGCGCCAGACCCGCGATGCCTACGTGCAGGAGAACCCCGGCCGGCGTCCTGTGGTCGCCGCGTCCGTCGGCCCGTACGGCGCCGCGCTGGCCGACGGCTCGGAGTACCGAGGCGACTACGGTCTCGACGTGCCGGCGCTCCGCGACTTCCATCGTGAGCGCCTGCACCTGCTCGCCGACGCCGGTCCGGAGGTGCTGGCGTGCGAGACGATCCCTTCCGCCCTCGAGGCCGCGGCGCTCGCCGACCTGCTCGACGACGTGGACGTGCCCGCCTGGGTGACGTTCAGCGCACGCGACGATACGCACCTCAGCGACGGGACGCCCGTCGCTGAGGTCGTGCGCCTGGTCGCCGACCACGGTGTTGCCGCCGTCGGGATCAACTGCACGCCGCTGGAGCACATCGCCCCACTCGTGGACCGCATCGCCGCCGTCACCGACCTGCCGATCGCGGTCTACCCGAACTCGGGCGAGGTGTGGGACGCTGCCGCGCGGCGATGGACCGGCACCACCGCCCGTGGTTCGTGGGCTACGTGGGTGGGCCGGTGGCGCGACGCCGGCGCCAACCTCGTCGGGGGCTGCTGCCGTACGACACCCGCCGACGTGGCGGAGATCGCCGCGACCCGCGTCTGA
- a CDS encoding isoprenyl transferase: protein MTRTPVRRPTPHPSGATAPDIPLDQVPKHVAIVMDGNGRWAKERGLPRTAGHEAGESSLFDVVEGGIEVGVKWISAYAFSTENWKRSPDEVRFLMGFNRDVIRRRRDEMHELGVRVRWAGRRPRLWGSVIKELEIAEELTKDNDVLTLTMCVNYGGRAEIADAAAALARDVAAGRVKPGKIDEDLFARYLDEPDMPDVDLFWRTSGEQRTSNFLPWQAAYAEMVFSDIAWPDVDRRALWEAIEEYARRHRRYGSA from the coding sequence GTGACGCGCACTCCCGTACGACGCCCGACGCCGCACCCTTCCGGCGCCACCGCCCCCGACATCCCGCTCGACCAGGTCCCGAAGCACGTCGCGATCGTGATGGACGGCAACGGACGCTGGGCCAAGGAGCGTGGGCTTCCCCGTACGGCGGGTCACGAGGCCGGCGAGTCCTCGCTGTTCGACGTCGTCGAGGGGGGCATTGAAGTCGGCGTGAAGTGGATCTCCGCGTACGCCTTCTCGACCGAGAACTGGAAGCGTTCGCCGGACGAGGTCCGCTTCCTCATGGGCTTCAACCGCGACGTCATCCGCCGTCGCCGCGACGAGATGCACGAGCTCGGCGTCCGCGTGCGCTGGGCGGGGCGGCGTCCGCGCCTGTGGGGCAGCGTCATCAAGGAGCTCGAGATCGCCGAGGAGCTCACGAAGGACAACGACGTGCTGACGCTCACGATGTGCGTCAACTACGGCGGCCGGGCCGAGATCGCCGATGCTGCTGCGGCGCTCGCTCGCGATGTGGCGGCAGGGCGGGTCAAGCCGGGCAAGATCGACGAGGACCTGTTCGCGCGCTACCTCGACGAGCCGGACATGCCTGACGTCGACCTGTTCTGGCGCACCTCGGGCGAGCAGCGCACGAGCAACTTCCTCCCGTGGCAGGCGGCGTACGCCGAGATGGTGTTCTCCGACATCGCCTGGCCCGACGTCGATCGGCGCGCGCTGTGGGAGGCGATCGAGGAGTACGCCCGCCGCCACCGCCGCTACGGCTCGGCATGA
- a CDS encoding MFS transporter: MSDDTPITQRQWLAMLTLSLGVSLVVMDMTIVNVSVPVIIDDLGLTAAGAQWMNAIYLLMLASLLLAAGRLGDRIGRRRVYAAGLVLFMVASLSAGAAQNQEMLIAARFVQGLGAAMIVPATLSTLNATFQGRARGIAFAIWGSTVGGMVAVGPLIGGWLATESTWRWAFWINVPFGLLALVGIVKVLDETRDDDIRPGTDLPGLLLSTLGLGGVVFGLIEGQYYGWWRQESGALSPVPFSLALGVLLLVAFVVVEARRARAGAVTLVDLGLMRFRSLRYGSIAAMVVALGEIGLIFTLPLLLQGALGYTPLGTGVLVLWLAVGTFLASGATPPLTNRLGQRAVIRIGLALEVVAIAGTALVISTDVSGPAIAALLFLYGIGVGMATAQLTSAILVDIPVGSSGQASGFLTTVRQLGSALGIAVLGGLLISTLAAQTADELARTDMPGPDQDAAVSLVRDSVGAAIPELLEDPATAEVGEVAQASLITASKVTTAVAALILVGGLAATLALPSDTTSSRSGGAGRTPARTRRPARS, encoded by the coding sequence ATGAGCGACGACACCCCGATCACGCAGCGCCAGTGGCTCGCGATGCTGACGCTCTCGCTGGGCGTCTCGCTCGTCGTGATGGACATGACCATCGTCAACGTCTCGGTCCCGGTGATCATCGACGACCTCGGGCTGACCGCTGCCGGCGCGCAGTGGATGAACGCGATCTATCTCCTGATGCTCGCCTCGCTCCTGCTCGCAGCCGGCCGCCTGGGCGACCGGATCGGTCGCCGCCGGGTGTACGCGGCCGGCCTGGTGCTGTTCATGGTCGCCAGCCTCAGTGCCGGGGCGGCGCAGAACCAGGAGATGCTCATCGCCGCCCGGTTCGTGCAGGGCCTAGGCGCCGCCATGATCGTGCCCGCCACCCTGTCGACCCTCAACGCGACGTTCCAGGGCCGTGCCCGCGGGATCGCGTTCGCGATCTGGGGCTCGACCGTCGGCGGCATGGTCGCAGTCGGTCCGCTCATCGGTGGATGGCTCGCGACTGAGTCGACGTGGCGGTGGGCGTTCTGGATCAACGTGCCGTTCGGCCTGCTCGCGCTCGTCGGCATCGTCAAGGTCCTCGACGAGACCCGCGACGACGACATCCGCCCCGGCACGGACCTGCCCGGCCTGCTCCTCTCGACGCTCGGCCTCGGCGGAGTCGTGTTCGGCCTCATCGAGGGCCAGTACTACGGCTGGTGGCGTCAGGAGTCCGGCGCCCTCTCCCCCGTCCCGTTCTCGCTCGCGCTGGGCGTGCTGCTCCTGGTCGCGTTCGTCGTCGTCGAGGCGCGCCGCGCACGTGCCGGCGCAGTCACGCTGGTCGATCTCGGCCTGATGCGCTTCCGCTCACTGCGGTATGGGTCGATCGCCGCCATGGTCGTCGCGCTCGGCGAGATCGGCCTCATCTTCACCCTCCCACTGCTGCTGCAGGGTGCCCTCGGTTACACCCCGCTCGGCACCGGAGTCCTCGTCCTGTGGCTGGCGGTCGGCACCTTCCTCGCCTCCGGGGCTACCCCTCCGCTCACCAACCGTCTCGGGCAGCGCGCCGTCATCCGGATCGGCCTGGCCCTCGAGGTCGTGGCGATCGCAGGGACCGCTCTCGTCATCAGCACCGACGTCAGCGGACCCGCGATCGCGGCCCTGCTGTTCCTGTACGGCATCGGCGTGGGCATGGCGACCGCGCAGCTGACCAGCGCCATCCTCGTCGACATCCCGGTCGGCTCGAGCGGACAGGCCTCCGGGTTCCTGACGACGGTCCGCCAACTCGGCTCCGCGCTCGGCATCGCTGTCCTCGGCGGCCTGCTGATCTCGACCCTCGCCGCGCAGACGGCCGACGAGCTCGCGCGGACGGACATGCCGGGGCCCGATCAGGACGCGGCCGTCTCGCTCGTCCGCGACAGCGTCGGGGCAGCGATCCCGGAGCTCCTCGAGGACCCTGCGACGGCCGAGGTGGGCGAGGTCGCACAGGCGTCGCTGATCACCGCCAGCAAGGTCACCACCGCGGTCGCCGCCCTCATCCTCGTGGGCGGCCTGGCGGCCACGCTGGCGCTGCCCTCGGACACGACGTCGAGCCGCAGTGGCGGCGCGGGGCGTACCCCCGCCCGTACCCGCCGGCCGGCGCGGTCCTAG
- a CDS encoding YchJ family protein, with protein MSLFVSACPCGSAEPYDACCGPLHRGERQAATPEELMRARYAAYAVDARDYVFRTWHPRTRPDDVPSTPGLTWERLEILDAADDEVEFVAHYRTADGPGTLHERSRFEQRAGRWFYVDG; from the coding sequence ATGAGCCTCTTCGTGTCTGCGTGCCCGTGCGGCTCCGCCGAGCCGTACGACGCGTGCTGCGGGCCGCTGCACCGCGGCGAGCGGCAGGCGGCCACGCCGGAGGAGCTCATGCGCGCGCGCTACGCGGCGTACGCCGTCGACGCTCGCGACTACGTCTTCCGTACGTGGCACCCGCGGACCCGCCCCGACGACGTCCCGTCGACCCCGGGCCTGACGTGGGAGCGGCTCGAGATCCTGGACGCCGCCGACGACGAGGTCGAGTTCGTCGCGCACTACCGCACGGCCGACGGGCCGGGCACCCTGCACGAGCGCAGCCGCTTCGAGCAGCGCGCGGGGCGCTGGTTCTACGTCGACGGATAG